A window from Rhea pennata isolate bPtePen1 chromosome 1, bPtePen1.pri, whole genome shotgun sequence encodes these proteins:
- the LOC134140744 gene encoding interferon-induced GTP-binding protein Mx-like, with protein sequence MDHKHFHPFAEERGVALPSRKAFIDASTVPLPPDLDDQEATLKQNKMASQAAMQKSLFERKPQQEQKLLERLYYRAQDEQMEEYSLCNQYEQKIRPCIDLIDSLRALGVEKDLALPAIAVIGDQSSGKSSVLEALSGIALPRGNGIVTRCPLELKLKKTPATQKWKGKISYRNNSEELKNPSEVEEAIREVQNIVAGTKGAISSELISLEVWSPTVPDLTLIDLPGIARVAVGDQPEDIGEQIKKLLKNIIGNKETLNLVVVPCNVDIATTEALKMAQEVDPKGERTLGILTKPDLVDKGTEESVVNIIRNLIVPLKKGYMVVKCRGQQDIRNNLTLASAIQQEKEFFETHEHFSVLLHEGKATVPLLAEKLTSELVGHIIKTLPTLENQIRSELQKTLQELQKYRRGIPTTESDKLLFLTDLIKLYNEDIAHSMHGEEHLSGNEVRLFTKIRREFQNWEGVLQDSSIKVTKIVPKKVWKYEAQYRGRELPGFTSYRTFEDIIKEQIMKLEEPAVAILNTVVELVEESFLEVTKKHFADFHNLYRAAKARIEDIKEKQAAEAERNIRTQFKMETIVYCQDNSYIAALKTIHGKKNGDVKALLTCERASVQDPSFAEEMVSHTQAYFNEARNRLSSQIPLIILFSVLKNFGNNLQITMLHLLQEKEKLTFLLQEDGEVAKYRNSLTQRVNRLTKACQYLRSFSLQLS encoded by the exons ATGGATCATAAACATTTTCATCCTTTTGCGGAGGAAAGAGGTGTTGCATTACCTTCCAGAAAAGCATTTATAGATGCTTCCACAGTACCTCTTCCACCAGATTTAGATGATCAAGAAGcaactctgaaacaaaacaagatgGCATCACAGGCAGCAATGCAAAAGTCTCTGTTTGAGAGAAAGCCTCAGCAGGAGCAGAAACTGTTGGAGAGACTATATTACCGAGCACAGGATGAG CAGATGGAAGAATACTCCTTGTGCAACCAATATGAGCAAAAGATCCGCCCCTGCATTGATCTCATCGACAGTCTGAGGGCTCTTGGAGTAGAAAAGGACCTGGCTTTGCCCGCGATTGCAGTGATCGGAGACCAGAGCTCTGGAAAAAGCTCCGTCCTAGAAGCCCTGTCTGGTATTGCTCTTCCTAGAGGAAATG GTATTGTTACTAGATGTCCCTTGGAACTTAAACTCAAAAAAACACCCGCTACGcagaaatggaaagggaaaattaGTTACCGCAATAACAGTGAAGAGCTCAAAAACCCTTCTGAGGTGGAGGAAGCAATAAGAGAAG TCCAGAACATTGTGGCTGGTACTAAAGGTGCCATTAGTAGCGAACTAATTTCCCTAGAAGTCTGGTCCCCAACTGTCCCAGACCTGACACTAATTGATCTTCCTGGAATTGCTAGAGTGGCTGTAGGAGATCAGCCAGAAGACATTGGGGAACag ATCAAAAAGCTACTTAAAAACATTATTGGCAACAAAGAGACACTCAATTTGGTAGTGGTGCCCTGTAATGTGGATATTGCAACAACAGAAGCACTGAAAATGGCTCAAGAGGTGGATCCCAAAGGAGAAAGGACACTAG GAATCCTTACAAAACCTGATTTGGTGGACAAAGGAACTGAAGAGTCTGTCGTTAACATAATACGAAATCTGATCGTCCCCCTCAAAAAAGGTTACATGGTTGTGAAGTGTCGTGGGCAACAGGACATCCGCAACAATCTGACCTTAGCCTCGGCAATCCAGCAGGAGAAAGAATTCTTTGAGACTCATGAACATTTTAG CGTTCTTCTGCATGAAGGAAAGGCTACTGTCCCTCTTCTGGCAGAGAAGCTCACAAGTGAACTTGTGGGACATATTATT AAAACGTTGCCTACGCTAGAAAACCAAATACGCAGTGAACTCcaaaaaacactgcaagaaCTACAGAAATACAGACGAGGCATACCCACAACAGAGTCCGATAAGCTGCTTTTCCTCACAGAT CTGATTAAACTGTATAATGAAGATATTGCTCATTCAATGCATGGGGAGGAACATTTGTCTGGAAATGAAGTCAGACTGTTTACAAAAATCCGCAGAGAGTTTCAAAATTGGGAAGGAGTTCTCCAAGATAGTAGTATAAAGG ttaCAAAAATTGTACCTAAAAAAGTGTGGAAATATGAAGCCCAGTATCGTGGACGGGAGCTCCCAGGCTTTACCAGTTATAGGACATTTGAGGACATTATAAAAGAGCAAATCATGAAACTGGAGGAGCCAGCTGTTGCGATACTGAACACCGTGGTCG AACTGGTTGAAGAGTCTTTTCTGGAAGTCACCAAAAAGCATTTTGCTGATTTTCACAATCTGTATAGAGCTGCTAAG GCCAGAATTGAAGACATTAAAGAGAAACAAGCAGCAGAGGCTGAAAGAAACATCCGGACTCAGTTTAAAATGGAGACTATTGTATACTGCCAGGACAACAGTTATATTGCTGCTTTAAAAACTATTCACGGAAAAAAGAACGGCGATGTGAAAGCACTCCTGACCTGTGAAAGGGCTTCAGTGCAAGACCCCTCCTTTGCCGAGGAGATGGTTTCTCACACACAGGCCTATTTCAAT gaAGCAAGAAATCGCCTCTCCAGTCAGATTCCTTtgataattctgttttctgtcctcAAAAACTTTGGCAATAACTTACAGATCACAATGTTACACcttctgcaagaaaaagaaaagttaacttTCTTACTTCAGGAAGACGGTGAAGTTGCTAAATACAGGAATTCACTCACTCAGCGTGTTAATCGTCTCACCAAAGCCTGCCAGTATCTAAGaagcttctctctgcagctttcttga